The Methanobacterium sp. BAmetb5 genome includes a region encoding these proteins:
- a CDS encoding ion channel, whose amino-acid sequence MKNINLNRFIGNREVKKITDAVIIGLTLLDVILLTGIIFVQVNSETYQIILLFDLIVVFILASQFVHRLYQADDRVKYLKNNWFDIIGMVPEILLAGYSGIFRYFRLIKILSLLRRNIVGLFDYIERANLEYGVITLIFVIISGAILFYFFEYGVNPSVNSLDDALWYILITITTVGYGDIYPHTIGGRFATLIIIIGGLAFVSYAAFKITGLFFEQTEDKETVLEKKLEAVDKKIDRLQEEMDDLKKLLEAKNK is encoded by the coding sequence ATGAAAAATATAAATTTAAACCGGTTTATAGGGAATCGGGAAGTAAAAAAGATTACTGATGCGGTGATAATTGGGTTAACTCTTCTGGATGTTATCCTGTTAACCGGTATAATCTTTGTACAGGTGAACTCGGAAACCTACCAGATCATCCTCCTCTTTGACTTAATAGTGGTATTTATTTTAGCCTCCCAGTTTGTGCACCGGCTTTACCAGGCTGATGACCGGGTCAAGTACCTGAAAAACAACTGGTTCGATATAATTGGTATGGTGCCTGAAATTCTCCTGGCAGGATATTCAGGAATATTCAGATACTTCCGCCTGATCAAAATACTATCCCTTCTGCGAAGGAATATTGTGGGCCTCTTTGATTACATTGAACGGGCCAACCTGGAGTACGGTGTTATAACCCTAATATTCGTCATAATCTCCGGGGCAATACTGTTCTACTTCTTTGAATACGGAGTGAACCCCAGTGTAAACAGTCTGGATGATGCCCTCTGGTACATACTGATAACCATCACCACTGTGGGCTACGGTGATATTTATCCCCACACCATTGGTGGGAGATTTGCCACTTTAATCATAATTATTGGTGGACTGGCCTTCGTGAGCTACGCTGCTTTTAAAATAACTGGACTGTTCTTTGAGCAAACCGAAGATAAGGAAACAGTACTGGAAAAGAAACTGGAAGCAGTGGATAAAAAAATAGACAGACTCCAGGAAGAAATGGATGATCTTAAAAAACTCCTGGAAGCCAAGAATAAATAA
- a CDS encoding cation diffusion facilitator family transporter produces MKSDKKILGYDRFLMMALLKEGPLTLEELDDKTILFLSLIWYQQVPEKGEPLMERLFFTLAHLRSELEDERKDKRIGKTEEECEKLIESGWVALVDDHYSLTEEGKKEAQKFVDRMEKKASLVRKDFFKPDAAARNTTVLDAFLAVMKLGSGLVSGSVGLTADGTDATMDTVSAFMVWLGIKYHRETISTLLVIFGLFFASVSIGYDSVTHLISAFYGTLTPMGMPYLVIAVEGIAILAAVFLFYYQRYVGKVNSNLTLISQSVDSKNHIFIGLSVIAGAVFTMQGIYFVDALIALFISVGIFKDAVDLLREAISARKGEEEDYSQYRLPMEECWEENKLRAFQNWILYILWTGDRKTRDEIIESLQDAFHPDNYIPVLSELDATCSDVHDFDGDWDNMTQPLVELELLVLEDEYFRLTENGSQYLQDFVSNFDYYDVHMSDTILLAMAEDELHHPEDQK; encoded by the coding sequence ATGAAATCCGATAAAAAAATACTGGGATACGACCGGTTCTTGATGATGGCCCTCCTCAAGGAAGGTCCTCTCACACTGGAGGAACTGGATGACAAGACTATCCTCTTTTTATCCCTGATCTGGTACCAGCAGGTACCGGAAAAAGGGGAACCACTAATGGAAAGACTTTTTTTCACCCTGGCTCATCTGCGTTCTGAACTGGAAGATGAACGGAAGGATAAAAGAATTGGTAAAACTGAAGAAGAGTGTGAAAAACTCATTGAAAGTGGATGGGTCGCCCTGGTCGATGATCATTACTCCCTTACTGAAGAAGGAAAAAAGGAAGCCCAGAAATTTGTGGACCGCATGGAGAAGAAGGCCTCTCTGGTACGCAAGGACTTCTTCAAACCGGATGCAGCTGCCCGTAACACCACTGTACTGGATGCTTTCCTGGCAGTGATGAAGTTAGGGTCTGGTCTGGTCAGTGGTAGTGTGGGGCTGACTGCCGATGGTACCGATGCCACCATGGACACTGTTTCCGCCTTCATGGTCTGGTTGGGAATTAAATACCACCGGGAAACCATCTCCACCCTTCTGGTAATATTCGGATTATTCTTTGCCTCGGTCAGTATTGGTTACGACTCAGTCACTCATCTTATAAGCGCATTCTACGGTACATTGACCCCAATGGGTATGCCTTACCTGGTGATAGCAGTGGAAGGAATTGCCATCCTGGCCGCGGTCTTCCTGTTCTACTACCAGCGCTACGTGGGAAAGGTGAATTCCAACCTGACCCTTATTTCACAGTCTGTGGATTCTAAAAACCATATATTTATCGGCCTGTCAGTTATTGCTGGTGCAGTATTCACCATGCAGGGGATTTACTTCGTGGATGCCCTGATCGCACTGTTTATCTCTGTGGGTATATTCAAAGATGCGGTGGACCTACTCCGGGAAGCTATATCAGCCAGGAAAGGGGAAGAAGAGGATTATTCACAGTACCGTCTGCCTATGGAGGAGTGCTGGGAGGAGAACAAGCTCCGGGCCTTCCAGAACTGGATACTCTACATACTGTGGACTGGTGACCGTAAAACCAGGGATGAAATCATTGAATCATTGCAGGATGCTTTCCACCCCGATAATTACATCCCTGTGCTTTCCGAGCTTGATGCCACCTGTTCCGATGTCCATGACTTTGATGGTGACTGGGATAACATGACCCAGCCCCTGGTGGAGCTGGAGTTACTGGTACTTGAAGATGAGTACTTCCGCCTGACTGAAAATGGTAGCCAGTACCTGCAGGACTTTGTGAGTAACTTTGACTACTACGATGTCCATATGTCCGATACTATACTCCTGGCCATGGCTGAAGATGAACTACATCACCCTGAAGATCAAAAATAG
- a CDS encoding Dna2/Cas4 domain-containing protein, which produces MPKTKSQPHPEISQVLVMEGHNNFPISWLNKQGYCEYSIYLENVKGLEVQPTRKMVIGTQEHARLEAEFQEHAEPATFQEMLETSKTAELLSREFPVVSVHYGIRGFIDEVWMTPEEFIIIDDKPGTRAYVSSINQVWGYCLAFQDMVKENRTIIGALRERGTDNIFWSAYFDQKAKTNIKSLIERIHSLLVGEKQFIPTSNPRKCRSCRLKVNCNRKAKPGSFKSVRS; this is translated from the coding sequence ATGCCTAAAACCAAGTCTCAACCCCATCCAGAGATATCCCAGGTGCTGGTCATGGAGGGGCACAACAACTTCCCTATCAGCTGGTTAAATAAGCAGGGATACTGTGAATACAGCATATACCTGGAAAATGTTAAGGGTTTGGAGGTCCAGCCCACCAGAAAAATGGTTATTGGCACCCAGGAACATGCCCGGTTAGAAGCAGAGTTCCAGGAGCATGCGGAGCCTGCCACATTTCAGGAGATGCTGGAGACCTCTAAAACTGCAGAACTTTTATCAAGGGAATTTCCAGTGGTTTCTGTTCATTATGGGATTAGGGGATTCATTGATGAAGTCTGGATGACTCCCGAGGAATTCATTATAATCGATGATAAACCTGGTACCCGGGCCTATGTGTCTTCCATAAACCAGGTGTGGGGGTACTGTCTTGCCTTCCAGGATATGGTTAAAGAGAATAGAACAATAATCGGGGCCCTGCGGGAGAGAGGGACGGATAACATTTTCTGGTCAGCTTATTTTGACCAGAAAGCCAAAACTAATATAAAATCTCTTATTGAAAGGATTCATAGTCTTCTCGTTGGGGAAAAGCAGTTCATACCCACCAGTAATCCTCGAAAATGTCGTAGTTGTCGTTTGAAAGTAAATTGCAATAGGAAGGCCAAACCAGGATCATTTAAATCAGTTAGATCCTAG